CGTCATTTCCTCGCAAAAGCTGTGGAGATCCATTTCAGAGCCAAGGAACATATTGGCCAGTATTTATAGATGGAGGAAATCTGAGTAAAATCAGAAAAAACCTATGTAATGATGCATTTTCTATTGTTAGAGAAAGAGGAATTCGCTCAGTTCAAGTCGCTTCTTTTACTTCTTACGAACGTGCGTTGTCTTTCGCTCAACAAGTAGGCGGAACGGTAGGTAAAGCAACACACTATGTTAACGGGCGGATTGTAAATTAGCTTATTGTACGATTTGCTGAATGCGAGCAGTTGCATGATTGGATACAACTGCTGATCGCAATGTTAGTATTGTTCAGTTTGGGTTAGCGGTATTAAAGGTGTACCTACCTGTAGCACTCGGATGATTTCACCTTTGGAGATCGCGGGTTGACCGATGGGAATGACGGCTAAGCCATTAGTTTGTGCTAAGTTAATCAAGTTGCCTGAACTGTGGCTACCATCAGCTAAATGAAACTCGTGGGCACCATCGATGAGGTGTAGTTGTCCCCAAAGATAAGTTTCGCGCTGACCGTCGGATTTTAAATCGTGTTGCGATCGCGCTTGCACAAACATTGGTCCCCAACTGTGTGCGAGTCCAGAAAGCTTGCGTAATGCAGGCTGCACAAACCGCCAAAAGCTGACTAAGGCAGAAACGGGATTACCAGGCAAACCAAAATACAACACAGGTTTATGTTTAGACGCTGCTGATGCAGGAAATGTCGCAAATGTCAATGGTTTACCTGGTTTAACGGCGACGGCACGGATATGAATTGTCGCGCCCAACTCAGCAAGAATTTGCTCTACATAGTCATAGTCACCCACCGAAACACCACCAGAGGATAAGACAACATCGGCAGTAGCGATCGCCTGCGAAATCGCGCGGCGCAAGACATTAGGTTTATCTGGGAAAATTCCTAAATGTAACGGTTCTGCACCTGTCTGCGCGACGAGGGCGGCTAAAGCATACTGATTGGAATCAACAATTTGACCGAGTTGTAACGGCTGATCAGGGGTAATTAATTCGTCACCTGTCGAAAGAATTGCGACGCGTGGGCGGCGATAAACTTTGATTTGGGTACACTGCGCTGCTGCTAGTACTGCGAGTTCTGGAGGTTGTAGCGCAATTCCTGGCAATAAAAGAGGCGTTCCCGCTTGATAATACGATGCACCCTGACGAACAAAAGCTTTTTCTTCAGGTGGTGCTGTTAAAATCATGACGCGATCGCCTTCGCGTTTTGTGTGTTCTTGCATCACAACGGTATCTGCACCGGAAGGCATTACCCCACCTGTAAAAATGCGTGCGGCTTGTCCTGGTTTGATCTCGCGTTTTGGTGCTTGTCCCGCGCGGATTTCTTCGACAATTTCTAACGCGATGGGTTGATCTGCGTGACAACTTTTAACGTCTTCGTAACGCACCGCGTAGCCGTCCATCGCCGAATTATCCCAGTGCGGAAAATCCAACTGACTCACAACTGGTGCTGCCAGGATGCGGTCAATTGCTGTTAAAAGTGTTACAACCTCACCGTGTCGCTTTCCATCTAGGGGTTGCACCAAATCTAAAATCATTGCCTCTGCTTGGCTTGCTGGCAGCATACAAGTTAACTCTGAATTCTGTATTCTTAGCTTAGTAACAGCGCTTAGCTATTAGCAATTAACACTTAGCCATAATCCTCAAAAATCGATTTCGAGGATGTAAATATCATATGCAAGCTTGAGCATCATTAAGCACGTACTAATTGCTTTTTTGGTAAGTAAACATTTGCTGTAGGTTCAGCGTCGCTTTACTTATCATAAGTTATATAATCAAACACTTTTGACTCAAAGTAAAATTGAACGATTCAATGGCTACAATGCAACAGCTATCAGCATAGGATATGAAAGTAGCCAGTCACAACTTTTTGCTATGAATACTTCGCTAGACTGTACCCGCTTTCCTCGGGTGCAAATGGGAAGGCGCGCTGTAGGTTTTGGAATAGATTTTTTGGGAGTTTGGCTACTAACTTCTGTATTAGGTGGAGGCGATCGCTTTTCTTGGGCGCAGGGTATCGTATTTTTGTTACCGTGGTACGGTACGCGGGTATTTAAAGTTTCGGTCGCTGGGCTTTGGACATGAAAGTCCTCGATGTCGAGTTTGGTAAAGTTCCAAGTTTACTAGCTTTAGTGATACGCGAAAGTATTCTTGGGTTGGGTGCAATGCTCGCCGCGATCGCCCTCAATATTTTTTTACCAGTGCCAGTAATAATATATTACTGCTGCCTTTGGCAATTGACTGTAGTATTGCGTTTACAGACAACACGCGATCGCTTGCCGGACATGACATGATTGCCCGTACAATTGTTGTAAGTTTGCTTACGCGGCTATTCGCTCGACATCAAAGTCAAGCGTTTTCTTGTCCAAGCTTGCCAGCGTATTATAAAATAATAGATTGTGTTTAATTTTGTTTAAACTTGAGTAAGTGTCAATATGGCTAAAAGTAAGGGTGTCCGAATTACCGTGACACTAGAATGCACTGAATGTCGCACTAACCCAGACAAGCGATCGCCTGGGGTTTCGCGTTATACCACGATGAAAAACCGCCGCAACACAACTGCGAGGTTAGAACTCAAGAAGTTTTGCCCAAACTGCAACCGCCACACCGTTCACAAGGAAATTAAGTAAGAATGAGTTATTTTCGTCGTCGTCTGTCACCAATTAAACCGCAAGACCCGATTGACTACAAAGATATCGAATTGCTGCGCAAGTTTATTACCGAGCGGGGAAAAATTCTGCCACGCCGGATTACAGGATTAACTGCTAAGCAACAACGCGATTTGACCGTAGCAATCAAGCGGGCGCGCATTTTAGCAATGCTACCTTTTATTAATCAAGAGGGGTAAATTAGGAGCGAGGAGCGAGGGGCGAGGAGCGAGAACTTTAGCTGTCTTTTGGTAACTTTGCCCTAAACCCTGCTTGTAACACTGGATCGAACATAAACTTAACTGCTGAGTGCGCTTGTTGTGGAAAAGGGAACGCTAGTCGAATTTCGATTACAAGGCGATCGCCGACTTGGAGTTGTCGATCGTCCTGATGGCAAATCGCGTTGGATTGCCATAGACGAACGTGGTTCAACGCATAGTCTAGCACCACGACAAATTACCTACCAAGTCTGCGGTCAAACGTACAAACCACCAGAAATTCCCCAATTTTTGGCAGAAGTACAAACATACCTTGACCCTGCAAGCTTAGAAGTCGCTTGGGAATTGCTCGTAGAAAGCGGCGAAACTGTCAATCCCGCACAAATGGCAATGTTGTTATTCGCCGAGCAAAACCCGCCGCAGTGTTACGCTGCGCACTGCTTATTATCCGACGATAAGCTGTACTTTAAGCAAAAAGGCGATAGCTACGAGCCACGAAGTGCAGCACAAGTTGCTGAACGAAAACATCAAATCGAAGTTGAAGTCAACCGCCAACGCGAACAACAAGAATTTCTCGCGCGAGTTGCACAAGCGATCAACGGTGAAGCCGTGGAGTGGAGTCGCCAAGATCGCCAACGAATCGAGATGTTAGAAAAGTATGCGACACTACTAGTAGAAAGTGTGCGTTCGGGGGTAACTCCAGACTCGCTAGCGCGTACTTATGCCCCACCGGCTTCGGTTGTAGAAACCATGAATACCTTGGGACGTTCCGCTACGCCGCAAGCAGCTTTTCAGTTGCTCGTCGATTTGGGACTCTGGAGTGTTCACGAAAATTTATTTTTACGGCGCAGCCAAATTTCGGTTCAGTTCCCTACCAAGGTGTTAGAAGTGGCTCAACAGCGTATGGATTCTCCACCACCTGATGTCGATCAGCGCCTCGATTTAACCTATCTTAAAGTCTACACAATCGATGACCAAAGTACGAGCGAAATTGACGATGGCGTCAGCTGGGAATTGCTTGCGGATCAACGCCAAAGGTTGTGGATTCATATTGCCGATCCGACACGGTGGTTAGTTCCAGAAGATGAACTTGATTTAGACGCGCGACGGCGGGGAACAACAGTTTATTTACCAACGGGAATGATCCCGATGTTTCCCTCAATTTTAGCAACAGGACCAATGAGTTTGTTGCAGGGAAAAGTTTGTTGTGCTTTAAGTTTTGGTGTTGTTTTAGATGAATCGGGCGCGGTACAAGAGTACAGTATTCATCCGAGTTTGATCAAACCAACATATCGTCTGACGTATGAAGATGTAGACGAAATGTTGGAACTGGGGGTAGAAGGAGAACCAGAAATTGCCGCGATCGCAAACTTAGCCCAACGTCGTCAAATGTGGCGGCAGTCGCAAGGCGCAATTAGCATTAATCTACCAGAAGCTATTATTAAAGTTCAAGACGACGAGATTACAATCAAGGTTTTGAACGATTCTCTGTCGCGCCAGTTAGTCGCCGAGATGATGATCTTAGCAGGAGAAGTTGCAGGTCATTACGCCCAAGTTCATAAAATTGCCTTACCATTTCGCGGTCAACCACAACCGGAATTACCTTCCGAAGAAGAGTTAATTCAATTACCCGCAGGCTTTGCGCGGGCTTGTGCGATGCGCCGCTGTATGCCTAAAAGCGAGATGAGTATTACACCTACACGTCACGCAGGCTTAGGGTTAGCAACTTATACGCAAGCAACTTCACCGATTCGCCGCTATGCAGATCTCCTCACGCATTTTCAATTAAAAGCACACCTACGCGGTGAAACGCCTCCTTTTTCCGGCGAACAAATTCAAGAAGTTATGCTGAGTGTAACGAGTGCAACGCAAGAAGCAACGTTAGTCGAACGTCAAACAAACCGCTACTGGGGATTAGAATATCTGCGTCGTCATCCGAATCATGTTTGGCAAGCATTAGTACTGATGTGGCTGCGCGAAGATAGCCGATTAGCTCTGATTTTGATTGAAGACTTAGGGTTGCAGTTACCAATGGTTTTCAAGCGTGGCGTTAAAATAGGCGAACAGGTATCAGTAAAAGTCAGCTACGTCGATCCGCGTCAAGACGTGTTGCAGTTTCAAGAAGTCACTTATTCGGAAGCACAACAGGCGGCTAATTAATGCAGTAGTGTAAATGCGATCGCACACAAAATATACTTCCGTAAGATTACTGTTACCACAACACAGTTAGCTCTCTACTTCACATCAAATTCATAATAGTACTTTTGCTATGCTTTAAAACTTGATAAAGTTCGTTTAAAGATAGCAATTATACTTTATTCTTCTTTTAAATTTTAAGTAGTAATTACACAGTGGTAGTTTAAAGTTCTAGTTTCTAAGATGAAACTATCGAACGAAATTGATTTTACTTCAAGAATTAGATTTTTTACTAAAACAATTAATTCCCATCGGTAAGAATAATCTAGATTCTATTAAAGGAATTGAAAAATGCAATATCAACTGCTTCAGGATACATTGACTTATCTAATTAATGGTGTCGCCATTTCTGGAGTACTCGCAGCTGGTGCAACTATTGTATATCAGTACTGGACACAAGGACAACTACAATTAGTAGATGGTGAACCTCCTCAAGAAGGAGCGTCACAACCAGAGCCGATCAAGTCACAAGTAAGTGAACAAAAACCTGTTTCAATTGAAGAACAGCTTAAAATTGAGCTAAGTCGACTTCAGCAACAACTATCTTTTACTCAAGAACAATTACAACAAACTCAACAACAATTAACACAATCTCATCAACACAAACTCCAAATCCAATCTTATTTTGATGCTAAATTACAGCAAGCTCAGCAACAAGAACAGCAAGCTCAAATTGAGCTAAGTCAACTTCGGCAACAATTATCTTCTACTGAAGAAGAATTACAAAAAACTCAGCAGGAGTTGAACAGTACAAAAGAAGGAGTACAAGGATTTGTTAATAAGATGTTTTATTTAGATCGAAGTGCTAAGACGAAGTTGAAAGCACTCTTTTCAAATAAGGAAGTTTCCCAACAACCAACTTTCAATTAACATAGTTTATAGCTTTCTCAATATGGATATTAGAGATACAGAAGTTTCCATTTTATTAAAAATGACAAAACATACAACTTCGCGCTACATAAGGTTTCTGTTATTTTAAAGTTCTCGAAATCCATATTGAGTCATCTAAATAATCTCATAGACTTACCTATCTAAACAATAGTCTGAATTTGAAAGAAACCACCTTTTATGTCAAAACTTTATTGATGAAAATACATGGGGCAACAAGAGACACTACAGAGATCTTGTAGACGTACAGGTGAGATATGTAGAAATATAACTCGCAAAGAAATTGTCGCAATTGCTATAAACAACGGTTGGGAAGTTGTACCAGCAGGCAAAGAACAACTAAAAGCCTGTAAAAAAGGACATTCCAGCGTTCCCATTCCAGGACATAGAGATAGCACAATTGTTCCTAACGGTACAGCGCATAAAGTCATTAAATCACTACAGCAGCCTTCGGTTAAGGATGTGGAATACATAAACGCAAACCATAAGCCTCAAAAAGTCTCAAATTTCTACAAAGCTAAAATTAATCAACTTGAGGTTCAGCTGGCAGCAGCAAATTCAACTAATAAAAAATTAAAAGATGATGTTGAAGCAGCCATTGATTTAGCAGCAGAAACTGAAACAAGGAACGCAGAATTAAGTAAGGAAATTTACAGACAAAAGTATTGGATTGAAGGATTAAAACAAGAAATTGCTAACCTGATTCAGCAAAAAGCACAACAAGATAAAGAGATGCTCGTGATTGCTGAGGAAGTGGAGCAAGTGGAGCAAAAGGAGTTGCGGATTAAGACTGGTGGTGAAAAGTTAACTCGGTTTTCGCGGCGGCTAAAGCCAAAATTACGGCTAGAGCTACAGCAAATAATTCAATGGCTGACAGAGGAGAATCTATGAGTCTTGCACAACGGATACGAAATAACGTAGCGCGTTCTCGTCGAACAACTTCTGAAATTTTAGGAGCTACATCAGAACTCGTTCAGGCTCATGAGCGCATATTAGAGCAACTGGATATGTTTAATCAACCTACACTACCAGCCAAAAGAAAAACTTGGACGATCGCTATCATGAAGCGCGAACTTGGTGGATTCAAGGCGGCTAAAAATCACTTTGCAAAAATCTACGGCATTAAAGCAAAAAGTTGGACTACATTAGTTGAGAAAGTTAATAATATTGAATCTGCCTTGGTTCATTTAGGGTATTGGCAGTAATATCGTATCGAGTTGATTGAATATAAATTCCTGTACGCTACAAAAAAGACCAATCAACTTGTTTGTAACTTTAAAGGAAAATTTATACAATGACTTTTACGCACATTAGCCAACAGAAAATAATCACTGTTGCACTTACAATAGTTTGCACCGTCGGTATTGCTAATACTATGATAAATAAACCCAAAGATATCGGTTTAATGTCT
The genomic region above belongs to Chroogloeocystis siderophila 5.2 s.c.1 and contains:
- the glp gene encoding gephyrin-like molybdotransferase Glp → MLPASQAEAMILDLVQPLDGKRHGEVVTLLTAIDRILAAPVVSQLDFPHWDNSAMDGYAVRYEDVKSCHADQPIALEIVEEIRAGQAPKREIKPGQAARIFTGGVMPSGADTVVMQEHTKREGDRVMILTAPPEEKAFVRQGASYYQAGTPLLLPGIALQPPELAVLAAAQCTQIKVYRRPRVAILSTGDELITPDQPLQLGQIVDSNQYALAALVAQTGAEPLHLGIFPDKPNVLRRAISQAIATADVVLSSGGVSVGDYDYVEQILAELGATIHIRAVAVKPGKPLTFATFPASAASKHKPVLYFGLPGNPVSALVSFWRFVQPALRKLSGLAHSWGPMFVQARSQHDLKSDGQRETYLWGQLHLIDGAHEFHLADGSHSSGNLINLAQTNGLAVIPIGQPAISKGEIIRVLQVGTPLIPLTQTEQY
- the rpmG gene encoding 50S ribosomal protein L33, with amino-acid sequence MAKSKGVRITVTLECTECRTNPDKRSPGVSRYTTMKNRRNTTARLELKKFCPNCNRHTVHKEIK
- the rpsR gene encoding 30S ribosomal protein S18 → MSYFRRRLSPIKPQDPIDYKDIELLRKFITERGKILPRRITGLTAKQQRDLTVAIKRARILAMLPFINQEG
- a CDS encoding ribonuclease catalytic domain-containing protein; the protein is MEKGTLVEFRLQGDRRLGVVDRPDGKSRWIAIDERGSTHSLAPRQITYQVCGQTYKPPEIPQFLAEVQTYLDPASLEVAWELLVESGETVNPAQMAMLLFAEQNPPQCYAAHCLLSDDKLYFKQKGDSYEPRSAAQVAERKHQIEVEVNRQREQQEFLARVAQAINGEAVEWSRQDRQRIEMLEKYATLLVESVRSGVTPDSLARTYAPPASVVETMNTLGRSATPQAAFQLLVDLGLWSVHENLFLRRSQISVQFPTKVLEVAQQRMDSPPPDVDQRLDLTYLKVYTIDDQSTSEIDDGVSWELLADQRQRLWIHIADPTRWLVPEDELDLDARRRGTTVYLPTGMIPMFPSILATGPMSLLQGKVCCALSFGVVLDESGAVQEYSIHPSLIKPTYRLTYEDVDEMLELGVEGEPEIAAIANLAQRRQMWRQSQGAISINLPEAIIKVQDDEITIKVLNDSLSRQLVAEMMILAGEVAGHYAQVHKIALPFRGQPQPELPSEEELIQLPAGFARACAMRRCMPKSEMSITPTRHAGLGLATYTQATSPIRRYADLLTHFQLKAHLRGETPPFSGEQIQEVMLSVTSATQEATLVERQTNRYWGLEYLRRHPNHVWQALVLMWLREDSRLALILIEDLGLQLPMVFKRGVKIGEQVSVKVSYVDPRQDVLQFQEVTYSEAQQAAN